AATCATTGCGGCGCGATAATTCGCGCCGCAATGATTAATCAGGATGCCATGCCCAGCCCGACAATATTCGCCGCAATGATGATCACCACACAGCCCAGCGACAGCACACGTACCGGACGTTGCCCAACGGCTTTCCACTCCTTCATGACCAGCCCAACCAGGCCACCGCACAGCACATACAGGCTCATATGCAGCATCCAGCTGACGAAGTCATACTGTGCCGGGATTTTGGCGTGTCCCCAGGCATAGAAGAAGAATTGCAGATACCACATGGTGCCGCCCAGCACGGCAAAGGCGATGTTGGCGAGCAGCATCGGCTTCGCAATTGAGAAATCGGCCCGTACAGAGAGATCCGACTTCACCGCCAGACGGATAAAGCAGTAGGCCAGGTTGACCAGCGCCCCGCCACCCATGATCACCACATAACTGGGCAGTGCCACATACAGCGGGTTAATGCCAAGGGCCGCAGCCGCTTCGTGCATCGGTTTTGCAGCGTCCATCGCAAAAGACATCCCGGCTGAGAAGATGCCGCAAATCACCGCCAGCACCAGCCCCTTCTTCAGATTGAACTCTTCCGCGTTGATACCCAGGGCGCGTTCTTTTAACAATCCGGCGCGTGAGACGATGGCGACGCCAATTAACGCCACAAACACGCCGAGCAACGTTAATCGCCCGCCTTCCGAGCTGAACAACTCAACAAAGCGGCCCTGGAGCAGCGGCGTCATCAGCGTACCTACCACCAGGGTAATCCCTATGGCGATACCGATGCCCATTGACATACCGAGATAACGCATCGTCAGCCCGTAGTTGATGTTGCCGATACCCCACATGGCACCAAACAGAAACACCGGCAGCAACTGCGAAAAGCTGAAGCTACCGTAGTAAGCCCAGAAATTCGGTAACAGCACCGCACTGACCACCCAGGGCAGAATCAGCCATGACATCACGCCACCGACCGACCACATGGTTTCCCATGACCACTTTTTCACCTGTTTAAACGGAGCATAAAAGCATGCGGCACTGGCGGCACCCACCAGATGCCAGAAAATACCTGCAATGATGGCACTGTTCATTGTTATTCCTTCGTAAGGTTGAGGCCAACAGGAAACCGACGGTCTCCCGATTACCCGAGAGTCTACGGCGGTCAGCTTTTACTCAGCCTTTGGATGGTTGCCGGGGAACGGGCGGAGTTGGCAATATCCGGTGGGTATTCAACATTCGGATCACAAATCCGCATTTGCAGGCAGTTACTCAGGGAAAATGGATAACTCATTTATTATTATCGATTTTTTCCGGGAATGTTGTGTTGATCAGCACAGTTTTAACCTGATTGCCAGACTCCCTCTTAACATGGCAATCACACAAAGCACGGATCATGCCTTCCCCCGGCTGCAATTAATCCGTATAACGTTGAGGAAAATCATCAGGACGAAGGATTGGGATGAATACCAAATGGTTGACGCTGATGCTCTCAAGGCCGGTAAGCCGCGTGATGCTGGATGATATCCGCGCGATCGTACCGCCTGAGTCGCTCAACATCTTCATAAATGGACTGGAAGAGATCCGCTATGCCCGTGTTGAATGCGTGCAAAGCGAAGATAACTGCGCCCTGCTGGCGTCGGCTATCGTGGTCTGGCGGCAACTTGGGCATATCCATAGTATTCATTATCAAAAAGGTGAACATCTGCGTGAAGTTGACGATGCCACGCAGTTTCAGCTGTTCAGTATGATGAAAACGCATCGTGCCCTGGTTCAGCTGGGCTGAACCCGCATTCACTTTAGGATAATCATGAAAATCGGACTGCTTTTTCCTATCGCCATTATTGTTGCCGGTGTCAGCTTTCTGGCCTGGTTTATTGCCAGCGGCGCGATGATGCCGGGTTCCTGACGTTTTCAGACTCTGCCGAACCACATAGTAACCTGCTGAATACGCAGCATTTCGCCAGTTATGCTGCGTTTATCATGTTGTTCTTCCCGTCTTTGCCATCCCTTCGCCCGCCGTGGCAGTCATAAAAAGGTGCTACACCTTGATCTGTTTCACTCTGCATTTCACACAAATTTAACGAAACCGATCGCGGAGACCCTACAGATGACAACGCACCATCAACATTTCATTAATGGCGAGTTTGTTGCAAACCAGAATGATAAATGGATTGAAGTGATTAACCCGGCCACCGAAGCGCTGCTGTCACGCGTGCCGGAAGGGACAAAGCAGGACGCCAGCCGGGCTATCGCAGCGGCAGAAGCGGCGCAACCTGGCTGGGAGGCGTTACCGGCGATTGAGCGCGGCAACTGGCTGCGTAAAATCGCCGCCGGTATTCGTCAACATGAGACGGAATTGACCGCTACCATCGTTGCCGAAGGCGGGAAAACCCAGGGGCTGGCGCAAACCGAAGTGCTGTTTACCGCCGATTATCTTGAATATATGGCGGAATGGGCGCGCCGCTATGAAGGGGAAATAGTTAACAGCGACCGCCCCAATGAAAACATTTTTGTCTTTAAAAAGGCAATTGGCGTCACCACCGGTATTCTGCCGTGGAATTTCCCCTTCTTCCTGATTGCGCGTAAAGCGGCACCGGCGCTGGTCACTGGCAATACCATCGTGATCAAACCAAGTGAACTGACCCCCAATAACGCGGCGATCTTCGCCCGCATTCTCCATGACATCAGCCTGCCTAAAGGGGTGATTAACTTTGTTTACGGCTATGGCCCGGAAGTCGGCCAGGAGCTGGCGGCGAACCCGAAAGTCGGGCTGGTAAGCCTGACAGGCAGCGTCAATGCCGGTATCGCCACCATGGAAGCCGCAGCGAAGAACGTCACTAAAGTGTCACTGGAACTGGGTGGCAAAGCCCCGGCCATCGTGATGGATGATGCCGATCTCGATCTGGCGGTGAAAGCGATTGTCAGTTCTCGCGTGATCAATACCGGGCAGGTGTGTAACTGTGCCGAGCGTGTTTATGTGCAGGAAGGCATTTACGATCGCTTTATCAACGCGTTGACCGAAGCCTTTAAGCAGGTGAAATTCGGCAACCCCGCTGAGCTGACCGACATCGATATGGGGCCGCTGATCACCGCTGCGGCACTGGGGCGTGTTGAACAGAAAGTGGCGAAGGCGGTTGAGCAAGGCGGCAAAGTGCTGCTGGGCGGGAAGCGTGCTGGCGATAAAGGCTTCTATTTTGAACCGACCATCATCACCGGTGTGCGTCAGGAGATGGAGATCATGCGTGAAGAGATCTTTGGACCGGTGCTGCCCGTCATGGCGTTTAAAACGCTGGATGAAGCCATCACGCTGGCAAATGATTGTGAATATGGGCTAACGTCGTCGATCTACACGCAAAACCTCAATACCGCAATGATCGCCCTGCGTCAACTGAAGTTTGGTGAGACCTATATCAATCGCGAGAACTTCGAAGCGATGCAGGGTTTCCATGCAGGCTGGCGTAAATCGGGCGTCGGCGGTGCCGATGGCCGTCACGGGCTGGAAGAGTATCTGCAAACCCATGTGGCGTATTTGCAGTTCTCGTAAATAAGACTTGCGCGCTAAATCGCGCCGCTGCGGAACTGTGCGTTTATTGACCGGGTCGGCATCAATGCCGACCCGGTGTTGATTAACTCAGGCGCTGCTTACTGCGCACCAGCGCGATACCACTCAGCAAGGCCACTGCCATCAGATAATAGCTCGGTGCCAGGCTGGTGCCGGTCGCGCTGATCAGCAGGGTACAAATCAGCGGCGCAAAACCACCAAACACCGTCACTGCGATGTTATAGCTGATAGCCATGCCACTTGCGCGGGTACCCACCGGGAACAGATCGGCCATCACCGAAGGCACCGTCGAGAAATATACCGACTTCAGCAGCGCCATCCAGCCCACCAGCAGGATCAGCGTGGTCGGGGTGGTGTGGTTGACCACCATCTTAAACGCCGGATAGATAGTTACCAGCAGCAGAAGCAGCGATCCCCACATCAACGGCACACGCCCGACTTTCTCAGCCCACAGCCCCATCAGCGGCGTAACCACCGTCAAAATTACCCCAGCCAGCAGCGTCGCGGTGAAGGCCACCGACCCCGGCAGATGCAGCGTTTTGGTGGCATAGGTCGGCACATAGTTGAGCATGTAGTTGACCGCAGTGGAGATCACCATCAACCCGATTGCCAGCAACATCAGCTCTTTCTGGCGGCCAAACAGGCGCTTCAGCGGTGCCGCTTCCGGCTGTTGTGCGGCGAAGCTGGCCGGTTCATGCACATGGCGACGGATATAAATGCCCAGCGGACCGATCAGCAAGCCAAACGCGAACGGAATACGCCAGCCCCACTCCTGAATCTGGCTCTCGCTGAGGATCTGCGTCAGACCCAGACCAAACGCTGACGCCATCAGGGTGCTCGCCCCCTGGGTGGCGAACTGCCAGCTGGCGATAAAGGCTTTACGCTCCGGAAAATGCTCAACCAGGAACGCCGTCGAGCTGCCGAACTCGCCACCGGCGGAGAATCCCTGAATCAGGCGCGCCAGCAGAATCAGCACCGGGGCAATCAGGCCAATCGAGGCGTAACCCGGCATAAAGGTAATAATCGCCCCGCCCAGCATCATCAGGTTGATCGACAGCAGCAGCGCCTTTTTACGGCCATGACGATCGGCGTAGTTGCCCAGCACAATCGCCCCCAGCGGACGAATCAGGAACGAAACGCCGAAACTGCCAAAGGTCAGCAGCAGCGATACCGAGGGATCGCTGGTTGGGAAGAAAGCATGGGCAATATAACTGGCGAAGAAGCCATAGACCGCAATATCGAACCACTCCAGCGCATTGCCGATACAGGTGGCGAACAGGGTTTTGTGCAGGCTGGGTTTAACCGCGCTGGCCGGTGCACTTTGGCTGAGGCTGCTCATTTGGCACCTCCGGCATGGGCACGGTGACGGGCCATCAGTTCCTCGCCCTGCTCACCCAAATCCCACAGCAGGCGCGTCATGATTTGCAGACCCTCACGCGCAATGGATTTCAGCATATGTTCGTTAACGCCATGCTGACCACAGGCCGGATACGAGTGCGGCACCCACAACGTCGGCAGTCCGAGGATATCGGAGAACACTTCGTTCGGCAGCGAGCCACCGAGATTCGGCAGCAGCGCCGGTTTTTTCCCGCTGGTCTCCGCCATGCTTGTCAGCACCCAGTGCACCAGCGGATCGGTGGGATCAAGGCGTGTGGCAGGCGATCCACGCATAAACTCCACTTTCACCTGATCAAAGCCATGTTGTTGCAGATGCGCCTCAATGTGTTGCACCAGGTTTTGCCAATCCGTTCCTACCACGAAACGCAGCTGACAAACCGCGCTGGCCTCTCCAGGAATGGCGTTCATCGGCCGTGCCGGATTGCCGGTGAGAAATGCCAGCACTTCCAGCGTGTTCCAGCCATACAGGCGTTCGGTTGGCGTCAGTCCAGGCTCACCCCAGTTAACCTCAATCTGCGGGTCGCCTGGCATGCCCCCTACTTCGATATCACTCAGAATGGCACGCACTTCATCCGTCAGTGAGGTTGGCTTCAGTGCCGCCACCTGTAATACGCCGTTGGCGTTTACCAGCGAGGCAATTGCATTCGCCAGCTGAGTTCCGGGGTTGGTGAGCAGACCGCCCCAGTTGCCGGAGTGGTAGGCATTGTCGCGTGCGTTGATGGTAAGACGAAAATTGACGCAGCCGCGCGAACCCAGGAACAGCGTCGGACGGATCGCATTGAGGCGCGGGCCATCGGAGGCAATAAACAGGTCCGCTTTCAGCAATTCGCCGTGTTCCAGACACAGCTGCGCCAGACCCGGCGAGCTGATCTCTTCACCCATTTCAAACAGCATCTTACAGTTAAAGCCGAGGCGTCCACCGCGTGCCTTAAAGACCTGTTCCAGCGCCGCCAGATTGACGCAGTGCTGGCCTTTATTATCAGCGCTGCCGCGACCGTACCAACGATCGCCCTCTTCGGTCAGCTGCCACGGCGATAATCCGTCGCACCAGTTTTCATCATCGCCAAATACCACATCGCCGTGACCGTAACTCAGCAGCGTTGGCAGCGCCGGATCTTCGATGCGTACCGCGACCAGGAACGGACGCTGGGCGGTGACCGGGTTGTCGATAAAGTGCAAAGTGAAACCGAGTGCCTCAAGTTGCGGCCCGATTTCCTGATGCAGATAGTGATGCAGTTCGTTATCGCGATCCGCACGCTGGCTTTCCGTCACCAGCGCCACGCGGCGCGCCAGTAATTGCTGGAATTCCCCGCTGTCAAAATAGTCGCTGGCCTGATTAACGACCTGTTGTACTGTCATGTTTGCCCTGTCTTTTGTTGGTTTTATCATCATCCTTATCTTTGCGGAAAGGCTGATTTGCCACAATTATCAATTTATCGAGTAAGATTTGCTTTTAAAGCAAAGGTCAGCTGCCCGATTACGAGGCATGCACCATCAGGAGGCAGGTCAGTGCTCAGCAGTGAAATTCGTTATTTTATGACGGTCGCCAATGCCGGATCGCTCAGCGCGGCCAGCGAGCAGTTGTTTGTCGCCATTTCGGCGATCAGCCGCCAGATTCAGCGGCTGGAAGCTGAAGTCGGTGTGCCGCTGTTTGACCGCCACGCCCGTGGCATGGTGCTGAACGAAGCCGGAGAAATCTTTGCTCATCACGTGCGGAAAAATATGCTGGATATGGAATATGCCCTGGCGGAAATTAAGGGACTCACCGCCGTGCGCCGCACGCAGATTCGCGTGGCCTGCACCGATGGCATGGCGTTTACCCTGCTGCCGCGCCTGTTTGCCGATTTCCGCGTCAGTAACCCAGGCGTGCTGTTCAGTCTGAAAGTCGCCAGCACCCAGGGCGTGGCTGAGTTAATTCGTAACGGCGAGTGTGATCTGGCGTTGCAGTTCAGCCTGTATGCCGAGCGTGGCGTTGAAGTCATCGGCTCCTGGCCCGCGCCAGTGCAGCTGGTGATGCATCATAACCATCCACTGGCGCAGGCTGATGAGGTGACACTGGCTGACCTGGGTCAATATCCGCTGGCGTTACCGGAGCAAAACACCACGGTGCGCCAGTTGTTTGATCTCTCCTGCCATATGAGTGGCTATGTCATTGAACCGGTGCTGACCTGCGATAACTTTTCCACCCTGTTCCATTTTCTGCTGCGAACGCCGCTGGCGGTCACCATTTGTAGCCCGTTTACCGTGATGTATGAGGCGAAAACCCACGGGTTGCTATTGCGCACGGTAGGCATTGATCAATTGAACCAGCGTACGCTGCAATTGCAGACATTATCAGGACGGCCACGCAGTGCCGCCCTGAATTTATTCCTGGATTTTCTGCACCAGCAGCTGAACACACTGGAACAATCGAGCGGTCAAAATCCGATTTCTCGCGATTAGTTGACTTCAATGAGTCTGCATCGTTATACAAGGCATTAATTAATAATTTGATTTAGTCGTTCTGCGAACGAACGCCCCGTTAAATTGATAAGGACTCCCGATGACAGATCAACTCGCCCGCCAGCTGACTCAGCGGTTTTACCGTTATCTGGCCGTTTCCAGCCAGAGCGATGCCAAATCCACTACGCTTCCGAGTACCCCCTCACAACATGCCATGGCTGAGATGCTGGCAGCAGAGCTGCGCGAGCTGGGGCTGGAAGAGATCGTCATCGACCAACATGCCACGGTAACGGCACTGAAGCGCGGTAATCGCCCTGACGCCCCCCGCATCGGGTTTATCACCCATATCGATACTGTTGATGTCGGGCTGTCAGCAGATATCCACCCACAAACGTTAACCTTTACCGGCGATGACCTGTGCCTGAATGCTGTGCAGGACATCTGGCTGCGCGTGGCTGAGCATCCCGAAATCGTGCCCTACCACGGCCAGCAAATTATCTTTAGCGACGGCACCAGCGTGCTCGGTGCAGACAACAAAGCGGCGGTCACGGTGGTGATGACGCTGATGGAGAATTTACAGGGCGATCATGGCGATATCGTGGTGGCCTTTGTACCCGACGAGGAAATTGGCCTGCGCGGTGCCAAAGCGCTCGATCTGGAACAACGCTTTGCCGTTGATTTTGCCTGGACCATCGACTGCTGCGAACTGGGCGAAGTGGTCTACGAAAACTTCAATGCCGCCGCCGCTGAGATTATTTTTACCGGCGTTCCGGCACACCCGATGTCCGGCAAAGGCGTGCTGGTCAATCCGCTGCTGATGGCGCATGACTTTATCCAGCGTTTTGATCGTCTGGCGACACCAGAGCATACCGAAGGGCGCGAAGGCTATATCTGGTTTAACGATATGCAGGCCAATGCCAGCCGTGCGGTGCTGAAAGCATCGATTCGTGATTTTGATCTCAATGGTTTTGATGCGAAGAAGCAGCAACTGGTGGAAATCGCCGATGAGATTGCCGCGCAGTATCCCACCGGGCAGGTGGCGCTGAGCATCAATGATGTCTACAGCAATATCAGCAATGCCATCGGTGAAGATCGGCGGGCAATTGATTTAATTTTTACCGCGCTGGCGCAGCTGGGGATTGAACCGAAGGTGATTCCAATGCGCGGGGGGACCGATGGGGCGGCATTGTCGGCTAAAGGCTTGCTGACACCGAATTTCTTTACCGGTGCGCACAACTTTCATTCGCGTTTTGAATTCCTGCCGGTGCCGTCGTTTGTGAAGTCGTATCAGGTGGCAGAAGCCTTGTGTTATCTGGCAGCGAGATAACACCGCGCAATCAGGTGTGCATCATTTTCGATGCACACCTGCATATGTTATTTCGCTACGCTAACGTCGATGCCCGGGAAGAATTTCGCCGCCAGTTTGGTCACGGTGCCGTCAGTCTGCACTTTGGTGATCGCCGCATCCAGTTCCTGTTTCAGCTTGGCATCACCCTTGCGCAGGCCAAAACCGATGCCAGAACCGAGGATAGTATCGTCTTCCACTGGCTTGCCAACGAAAGCAAAGCCTTTGCCCTGCGGCTTATCAAGGAAACCGGACTGACCCGCAGCTGACATCACCAGCGTGCCATCCAGACGCCCGGCGACCATGTCGTTATACACCTGATTTTGATCCTGATAGGACGTTACGGTCACGCCCTCCGGCTCCCAATGCTTTTTGGCATAGGTTTCCTGGATGGACCCCTGCAACACGCCGATGTTTTTCCCTTTCAGCGATTCTGCAGTCGGCAGCAGGCCCTGGCCCTCTTTCGCCACCAGCATGGTCGGAATACGGTAAATCGGTTTGGTGAAGTCGATGCTTTTCGCACGTGCTTCGGTGATGTTCATCGCTGAGTTGATGGCGTCAAACTTCTTCGCCTGCAACGCCGGGATCAGGGCATCAAAGCTGCTTTCAACCCAGCTGCATTTGAAGTTACCGCTCTGGCAAATGGCTTTACCCAGCTCGATATCGAAACCTTCCAGCTCACCCTGAGCGTTGCGGCTTTCAAACGGCGGGTACTGTGATTCCAGACCGTAGCGTAAGGTGTCCTGGGCGAATGCATGCACAGAGGTCATCATGCCCAGCGCCACAAAAAGTACGTTTAATTTTTTCATTGTTATACCCCTAAGTTACCCTTTGACCCGGCAGAGTGCTTCTGCTCCGGCCTGTAATGTCGCGTCGTCTTTGGCAAACGACAGACGGATTAATTTATTGTCTGTGCCATCCATATAAAACGCCGACAACGGAATGGTCGCCACACCGTGATCGACGATGAGACGTTTTACCATTTCGCTATCACTTTCGTCACTGAAATGTCCGTAACTGGCTAAAACAAAGAAAGAACCGGCGCACGGCAGCAGTTTAAACGGCGAATCCGCCATCAATGACATCAGGCGATCGCGCTTCTGCTGATAGAACGGCGACAGCTGCAAATAATTTTCCGGGTGTTGCAGATAGTGGGCGAAACCCACCTGCATCGGGGTATCCGCGGCGTACATCATAAACTGATGCACCTTGACGATTTCCGTCATCAGCGCGGCCGGTGCCAGCGCATAACCGACGCGCCAGCCGGTGACGTGGAAGGTTTTGCCAAAGGAGGAGACAATCACGCTGCGCTGCGCCAGCTCCGGATGCGTTGCCATGCCGCAGTGCGGACGACCATCAAACACGATGTGTTCGTACACTTCGTCGGACAACACCACGATATCGGTATTACGCGTCAGTGCTGCCAGCTGATCCAGATCCGCCGGGGTTAACACCTGCGCACTCGGGTTGTGCGGCGTGTTGATGATGATCATGCGGGTACGCGGCGTAATGGTGGCACGCAGTTCGTCCCAGTTGATGGCAAAATCCGGCACCTGCAATTTCAGGCCAATCGGCGTACCACCCTGCAAACGGACCACCGGTGCATAGCTGTCGAAGGCCGGTTCGAAGAAAATCACTTCATCACCCGGATGCACCAGCGCGGAAATCGCCATATAGATCCCCTGGCTGGCGCTGCCGGTGATCAGCACTTCACTGCCGACATCGTACTGCTGGCCATACAAAGTATGCACCTTCTGCGCCAGTGCCTCTTTCAGTGCAGGCAGCCCCGTCAGCGGCGCATACTGGTTATGCCCCTCGCGCATCGCTTTGCTCACCAGCTCGACCAGCTGAGGATCGCAGGGGAAATTCGGTGCGCCCTGGGACAGGTTGATGGCTTTATGCTGCGCCGAAAGCTGACCAATCACACTGAAAATAGTGGTGCCAACATCGGGTAATTTTGAAGAGGTCTGAACACTTGATTGAAGAGACATCGTAACTCCGCCAGATAGGTTGCATAACCACGTAATAAAATCAGATTTCTATTCAACGGCCTGCTGCTTGAGTCCACAAGCGAATTGTTGTCATAATAGCCATGACTTAAAATCATAGCTTGAGGCTGTTATGTCCCGCTCTGCTCTGCCGCTCAACGCCATTCACGCCTTTCTGGT
This genomic stretch from Pantoea cypripedii harbors:
- a CDS encoding MFS transporter, with protein sequence MSSLSQSAPASAVKPSLHKTLFATCIGNALEWFDIAVYGFFASYIAHAFFPTSDPSVSLLLTFGSFGVSFLIRPLGAIVLGNYADRHGRKKALLLSINLMMLGGAIITFMPGYASIGLIAPVLILLARLIQGFSAGGEFGSSTAFLVEHFPERKAFIASWQFATQGASTLMASAFGLGLTQILSESQIQEWGWRIPFAFGLLIGPLGIYIRRHVHEPASFAAQQPEAAPLKRLFGRQKELMLLAIGLMVISTAVNYMLNYVPTYATKTLHLPGSVAFTATLLAGVILTVVTPLMGLWAEKVGRVPLMWGSLLLLLVTIYPAFKMVVNHTTPTTLILLVGWMALLKSVYFSTVPSVMADLFPVGTRASGMAISYNIAVTVFGGFAPLICTLLISATGTSLAPSYYLMAVALLSGIALVRSKQRLS
- the aldA gene encoding aldehyde dehydrogenase, whose translation is MTTHHQHFINGEFVANQNDKWIEVINPATEALLSRVPEGTKQDASRAIAAAEAAQPGWEALPAIERGNWLRKIAAGIRQHETELTATIVAEGGKTQGLAQTEVLFTADYLEYMAEWARRYEGEIVNSDRPNENIFVFKKAIGVTTGILPWNFPFFLIARKAAPALVTGNTIVIKPSELTPNNAAIFARILHDISLPKGVINFVYGYGPEVGQELAANPKVGLVSLTGSVNAGIATMEAAAKNVTKVSLELGGKAPAIVMDDADLDLAVKAIVSSRVINTGQVCNCAERVYVQEGIYDRFINALTEAFKQVKFGNPAELTDIDMGPLITAAALGRVEQKVAKAVEQGGKVLLGGKRAGDKGFYFEPTIITGVRQEMEIMREEIFGPVLPVMAFKTLDEAITLANDCEYGLTSSIYTQNLNTAMIALRQLKFGETYINRENFEAMQGFHAGWRKSGVGGADGRHGLEEYLQTHVAYLQFS
- a CDS encoding YoaK family small membrane protein — protein: MKIGLLFPIAIIVAGVSFLAWFIASGAMMPGS
- the pepT gene encoding peptidase T, with the protein product MTDQLARQLTQRFYRYLAVSSQSDAKSTTLPSTPSQHAMAEMLAAELRELGLEEIVIDQHATVTALKRGNRPDAPRIGFITHIDTVDVGLSADIHPQTLTFTGDDLCLNAVQDIWLRVAEHPEIVPYHGQQIIFSDGTSVLGADNKAAVTVVMTLMENLQGDHGDIVVAFVPDEEIGLRGAKALDLEQRFAVDFAWTIDCCELGEVVYENFNAAAAEIIFTGVPAHPMSGKGVLVNPLLMAHDFIQRFDRLATPEHTEGREGYIWFNDMQANASRAVLKASIRDFDLNGFDAKKQQLVEIADEIAAQYPTGQVALSINDVYSNISNAIGEDRRAIDLIFTALAQLGIEPKVIPMRGGTDGAALSAKGLLTPNFFTGAHNFHSRFEFLPVPSFVKSYQVAEALCYLAAR
- a CDS encoding methionine aminotransferase, which gives rise to MSLQSSVQTSSKLPDVGTTIFSVIGQLSAQHKAINLSQGAPNFPCDPQLVELVSKAMREGHNQYAPLTGLPALKEALAQKVHTLYGQQYDVGSEVLITGSASQGIYMAISALVHPGDEVIFFEPAFDSYAPVVRLQGGTPIGLKLQVPDFAINWDELRATITPRTRMIIINTPHNPSAQVLTPADLDQLAALTRNTDIVVLSDEVYEHIVFDGRPHCGMATHPELAQRSVIVSSFGKTFHVTGWRVGYALAPAALMTEIVKVHQFMMYAADTPMQVGFAHYLQHPENYLQLSPFYQQKRDRLMSLMADSPFKLLPCAGSFFVLASYGHFSDESDSEMVKRLIVDHGVATIPLSAFYMDGTDNKLIRLSFAKDDATLQAGAEALCRVKG
- a CDS encoding LysR family transcriptional regulator, with the translated sequence MLSSEIRYFMTVANAGSLSAASEQLFVAISAISRQIQRLEAEVGVPLFDRHARGMVLNEAGEIFAHHVRKNMLDMEYALAEIKGLTAVRRTQIRVACTDGMAFTLLPRLFADFRVSNPGVLFSLKVASTQGVAELIRNGECDLALQFSLYAERGVEVIGSWPAPVQLVMHHNHPLAQADEVTLADLGQYPLALPEQNTTVRQLFDLSCHMSGYVIEPVLTCDNFSTLFHFLLRTPLAVTICSPFTVMYEAKTHGLLLRTVGIDQLNQRTLQLQTLSGRPRSAALNLFLDFLHQQLNTLEQSSGQNPISRD
- a CDS encoding M20 family metallopeptidase, coding for MTVQQVVNQASDYFDSGEFQQLLARRVALVTESQRADRDNELHHYLHQEIGPQLEALGFTLHFIDNPVTAQRPFLVAVRIEDPALPTLLSYGHGDVVFGDDENWCDGLSPWQLTEEGDRWYGRGSADNKGQHCVNLAALEQVFKARGGRLGFNCKMLFEMGEEISSPGLAQLCLEHGELLKADLFIASDGPRLNAIRPTLFLGSRGCVNFRLTINARDNAYHSGNWGGLLTNPGTQLANAIASLVNANGVLQVAALKPTSLTDEVRAILSDIEVGGMPGDPQIEVNWGEPGLTPTERLYGWNTLEVLAFLTGNPARPMNAIPGEASAVCQLRFVVGTDWQNLVQHIEAHLQQHGFDQVKVEFMRGSPATRLDPTDPLVHWVLTSMAETSGKKPALLPNLGGSLPNEVFSDILGLPTLWVPHSYPACGQHGVNEHMLKSIAREGLQIMTRLLWDLGEQGEELMARHRAHAGGAK
- a CDS encoding ABC transporter substrate-binding protein, with protein sequence MKKLNVLFVALGMMTSVHAFAQDTLRYGLESQYPPFESRNAQGELEGFDIELGKAICQSGNFKCSWVESSFDALIPALQAKKFDAINSAMNITEARAKSIDFTKPIYRIPTMLVAKEGQGLLPTAESLKGKNIGVLQGSIQETYAKKHWEPEGVTVTSYQDQNQVYNDMVAGRLDGTLVMSAAGQSGFLDKPQGKGFAFVGKPVEDDTILGSGIGFGLRKGDAKLKQELDAAITKVQTDGTVTKLAAKFFPGIDVSVAK
- the rhaT gene encoding L-rhamnose/proton symporter RhaT translates to MNSAIIAGIFWHLVGAASAACFYAPFKQVKKWSWETMWSVGGVMSWLILPWVVSAVLLPNFWAYYGSFSFSQLLPVFLFGAMWGIGNINYGLTMRYLGMSMGIGIAIGITLVVGTLMTPLLQGRFVELFSSEGGRLTLLGVFVALIGVAIVSRAGLLKERALGINAEEFNLKKGLVLAVICGIFSAGMSFAMDAAKPMHEAAAALGINPLYVALPSYVVIMGGGALVNLAYCFIRLAVKSDLSVRADFSIAKPMLLANIAFAVLGGTMWYLQFFFYAWGHAKIPAQYDFVSWMLHMSLYVLCGGLVGLVMKEWKAVGQRPVRVLSLGCVVIIIAANIVGLGMAS